The following are encoded together in the Zingiber officinale cultivar Zhangliang chromosome 8A, Zo_v1.1, whole genome shotgun sequence genome:
- the LOC122010330 gene encoding histone H4 has product MSGRGKGGKGLGKGGAKRHRKVLRDNIQGITKPAIRRLARRGGVKRISGLIYEETRGVLKIFLENVIRDAVTYTEHARRKTVTAMDVVYALKRQGRTLYGFGG; this is encoded by the coding sequence ATGTCGGGCCGCGGAAAGGGAGGAAAGGGGCTGGGAAAGGGCGGCGCCAAGCGCCACCGCAAGGTCCTCCGCGACAACATCCAGGGGATCACCAAGCCCGCGATCCGCCGACTGGCGAGGAGGGGCGGCGTCAAGCGTATCTCCGGCCTCATCTACGAGGAGACCCGCGGCGTCCTCAAGATCTTCCTCGAGAACGTCATCCGCGACGCAGTGACCTACACCGAGCACGCCCGTCGCAAGACCGTCACGGCCATGGACGTAGTCTACGCCCTCAAGCGCCAGGGCCGCACCCTCTACGGCTTCGGCGGCTAA